In a single window of the Arachis hypogaea cultivar Tifrunner chromosome 6, arahy.Tifrunner.gnm2.J5K5, whole genome shotgun sequence genome:
- the LOC112805677 gene encoding uncharacterized protein, whose amino-acid sequence MAETTRDEDRTEEDNRKGGRNVILLEEADISEGINACSNSLYGRLFASKTFSIGTMGNALKVIWGNPERFRRWKEDQNFDKEIISNFPVWVQFWGLPESFKTLEVGRKLGEKLGTVLEVGKFQMRGKETRIVKTKINIDAARQVRDQLIVAGSNKKEVEVALRYERLGKFCTYCAKLGHEVKNCHDLLKDIESDMVKEDDIGE is encoded by the exons ATGGCTGAGACAACGAGGGATGAAGATCGGACCGAGGAAGACAACCGGAAAGGAGGTAGGAATGTAATTCTACTGGAAGAGGCAGACATATCAGAAGGTATTAACGCTTGCTCCAATAGTCTTTATGGCAGACTCTTTGCTTCCAAAACCTTCTCAATTGGAACCATGGGGAATGCTTTAAAGGTTATATGGGGAAACCCGGAAAGATTTAGA AGATGGAAGGAAGATCAGAACTTTGATAAAGAGATTATTTCCAATTTTCCAGTTTGGGTTCAATTTTGGGGTTTGCCAGAATCGTTTAAAACCCTCGAAGTTGGACGTAAATTGGGAGAAAAATTGGGCACAGTGTTGGAGGTAGGTAAATTTCAGATGCGAGGCAAAGAAACTAGGATTGTGAAGACCAAAATCAATATTGATGCTGCCAGGCAAGTGAGAGATCAGTTAATAGTGGCAGGATCTAATAAAAAGGAGGTAGAAGTGGCACTGCGCTATGAGAGACTTGGAAAGTTCTGTACCTATTGCGCAAAATTGGGGCACGAGGTGAAAAACTGCCATGATCTGCTGAAGGACATAGAGAGTGATATGGTAAAAGAGGATGACATTGGCGAATAG